DNA from Candidatus Woesearchaeota archaeon:
TCTTAAAAGCAAAGCCCGCTGAAAAAATAGCCGCAGTTAAAATCGACAAATAGCCAATAAAGAAAAAACCCATCACAATGGATATTCCTATAAGAAAATAGCTCAGCGCTTTAAAATACCTCTCCCCTGGCTCTTTCTCCTCAGGAGCTGCAAGCATCAGCACATAGCCTGCTATTATGCCTGAATAAGATACGGCAGACGAAAAAAAATAGCTTAAAAAATCCATATGCACTGCAGCGATAAGGGATTATTTAAAATTATTCTTTTCTATCTCAGAAATTTTTTCCACTCTCCTCTTATGCCTCTCTTCTGTGCTCGTCTCTGTGTTCAGGAAAGTATCTGCGATCTGCTTGGCTTTCCCGAAATCAATCGTCCTTCCGCCTAGGCAGAGAACATTAGCATCATTGTGCTCCCTTGCCATCTTTGCAGTATATTTGTCGTAGCATAAGGCTGCCCTTATCCCCATGAACTTATTAGAGGCCATGCAGACACCAAGCCCTGTACCGCAGATGATTATGCCTAATTGTTTTTTTTCAAGCACTTTTCTGGACAGTTTCGCGGCAAGATCTGGGTAGTCACAGCTATCCCTGTTAAAAGCGCCTACATCCTCAGAACTTATTCCCTTAGAAGACAGGTATTTCTTCAGCTTCTCCTTCAGCCCATACCCGCCATGGTCAGAGCCAATTATAATCTCCATTGGCTGGTGTAGCTCTTCCTTATTTTTAAATATTGTGAAAAATACATTTATTGAAAATAAAAAACATTATAAAACAGCCTTCATTAAAGCAAGCCATGATAATAATCGGCCTGACAGGCACAATAGCAGCAGGCAAGTCAACAGTAGCAGATGTATTGAAAGAAAAGGGTTTTGAGCATTACACCTACTCGAATATCCTGAGAATGGAAGCTGAAAAAAGAAAAATCCCGCCGACAAGAAAAAACCTGCAGGATCTCGGCAATAAAATAAAACAGGAAAGCGGTAATCTTGGCATCCTTTCAAGGCTGCTCATAGAAAATGCCGAAACAGGTAAAATAATCGCAGACGGCATAAGGACTGTCGATGAGGTAAAAGAGTTGAAAAAGCACCCAAATGCGTACGTGATAGCAGTAGACGCTCCCCCGAAATTAAGGTATGAAAGGCTTAAATCAAGGAAAAGGGAAGGCGATCCCGAATCATTTGATGAGTTCATAAAAATAGATGAGCATGAGAACAAGGGCCTAACGCCTGGCCAGGAAATCAACAAATGCATCAGGCATGCTGATTTCACCCTGATAAATGATAAGGGAAGAAAAAGATTAAAAAAAGAGGTATTAGATATCCTGGAAAAAATCAGCCGAAAATCTCATCAGCCCTCCTGATCTGCTCATTTATTTCTCTTATGATAGCATAAAGGGTCTGTTTATCTCTAG
Protein-coding regions in this window:
- the rpiB gene encoding ribose 5-phosphate isomerase B, whose protein sequence is MEIIIGSDHGGYGLKEKLKKYLSSKGISSEDVGAFNRDSCDYPDLAAKLSRKVLEKKQLGIIICGTGLGVCMASNKFMGIRAALCYDKYTAKMAREHNDANVLCLGGRTIDFGKAKQIADTFLNTETSTEERHKRRVEKISEIEKNNFK
- a CDS encoding dephospho-CoA kinase → MIIIGLTGTIAAGKSTVADVLKEKGFEHYTYSNILRMEAEKRKIPPTRKNLQDLGNKIKQESGNLGILSRLLIENAETGKIIADGIRTVDEVKELKKHPNAYVIAVDAPPKLRYERLKSRKREGDPESFDEFIKIDEHENKGLTPGQEINKCIRHADFTLINDKGRKRLKKEVLDILEKISRKSHQPS